In the genome of Anabrus simplex isolate iqAnaSimp1 chromosome 2, ASM4041472v1, whole genome shotgun sequence, the window tttgatttcatgttgttatcaatacgtgaatgagttctaattcacaagtggaacatctttattttcgaatccaattaaattatgttgaacagtgcttcacagaactaagtcgtgcggcattactttacattgtaccaagtgccacaaactttaagtgactctgttaaactcgatgataagtttcgagtggacttttatttttatgagtattaaacttacatgctcattcgagtctagtggccttctttcatttaacacgggacaaaatttagtgacgtTTCatcgtgtgataaactctcaaggatacatttttgtgtttgaaccttgttaaaacattaataaacttacctctcatctgtgcagaagcagtctttgcattaactcgccccaaggcttaacgatgttcattcacgttcatcattcatgAGGACTACCTCAAGGCCCTTCATCAGcatcgtatggatcttcaagacgtcgaatggattttctagaacttccatcgggggttgaatggtggttcactggtatgggaaaaggagctgcCGGAATACAAGGATATCGCCACccctaggacgaggaacgttttctactgtatctgctgtacagaggtgacatgactttgaatttattaataaactcagagaaaaaattttaagatttatttctaaacaaaccctctccctctgtacgcacttcaacgaatggtacacgccctgcgtctcatgtctaccgaagtaccacatttactgttacagtatatccacccgaaggtgactccagtgagcccagccttgcccttccatccaaggttagaattttatgaagccttgccgcttcatgttgactttcaattgagtcacaaaactgtctccaagatttcctagaagcctttttgacttctgacttataccttctttgtgattctttataagaatctaggctttcttgatcctgaagttccctgtatttattccagagccttcgtgtgtttctcctcaggtgttcaagataactgttccacttgaagcttcctgtcgctctttttgccttaacaactgggcagtttaattcataagaggtaaccattgtctgtgtgagaaagctcacactgagctccagctcctctttgttcttaattatatttgagggtcctccttccagtcccctcctcacggcCTCCGTGAAAGACGTccagttggttcgtctagggtttctaaaaggtgggatctcgaaggagccctctatatgaaacacaacgTGTcgatggtctgacaaggaaggttccAAAGAAACTTTTCAGTCTTTAAATCCCTGTATGATTCCCATgaaacccagggtaagatctaagATCCCCTCACTCCTgctattgatgaaggtaggggtatcacctatgttcatgatctcaagaacagttgtacatagaaattctatgaggtgttctccccttcggtttgtgcgtttacttccccaaatgctgtgatgagcattggcgtcacatcctactatgaggtttagtccttgtttcttatagtatatcaccagtctcttgaactcctccggcggcgGTGGAGATTCAGGGTCTCCTGGGAAATACGCAGAACAGACCATcagatctcttggctgtccgccctcttcatatctcactagaactgctacaaggactctagtaatgaagcctggtatagcccaagcgttatgatccttaactagtatacatgctctaggcttttcctctgctattccactgaatagggtgaagcctgcacattttagtcccatgatatgcccctgtctaagccagggttcttgtatcagggcgaccgaaaacctgcttTACTGGATACTTCtgataagtaccctagaggccgctatacaatgttgtatgtttgcttgtatgaaagtaatcattcttactttcatgtaatactttaccttatgcggtctccggaacgtgcagctccatctcccgcgatgaatcttgaggcttggctggctcCGGTTCttgtccgggctcccgctcttcgcccctgctggtctcagtaTTGTCTGTGGCGGGGTTGGTTCTCTGCTTgtcgcgcttgccctccaccaaggtgaaggtagcaacatgcaccccgcagaagatcttcttccccaccactttctccacatctctggagtccatactgaccacaagtcggacacttctcttctcctccttgcggtcgtagaccctccagctgttgggatttaagccatggttctggcgtgccattcctcccaaaaggacgttattgtcctttggttgtcctggtatccagaccacgactctcttataggaaaggagtttatcaatacccacaattgtgagcctggctccttcccacggttgtatacctgtaacaagactagaaagccatgctacattctcatcattctctgcgataatgacggccgcacctctcgacagatagcagttcAGGAACTGAGGTTTAATGGGCCCCTGCTGCGGAAGCCCGTCTGTCAGatcggtgatagcctcctccacagattccacctgtttctcggttagctgctggtcaggatatcctacggGTACTATAGCCATCCTGATCCAAGCTTTGgctatcctagcatactccacgttgggttttttgtgggtcggccgatcttcttctggggttgcccccgataGAAGTCGTTTCTCCACTGGCgacttggtgggtggagtcctctgtgccctagaagcagagccctttgcAGAGttccgcctcttgtgcccattggatccccccacagtcgtcgctgtcatcattaaagccttcttatacctctTCTTCTCAGCGCCgaagcgctgtttcttcttcttcttctggactagtagattgcccacctctagagtgagctctcttactgtcgaggtcgtactatccgaaggtatctccgaagagtccccatcggttgttgttgaactggtgtttctctcggaggccccagaagagctctccggtttatgggtagctacagtactcatttaggtcccacgaggagctagagaaatatatgtccgcccaggcagagccccgcatagcCGGGTAAGGCTGcttacttcttcttttttttgctaggggctttacgtcgcaccgacacatataggttttatggcgacgttgggataggaaaggcctaggagttggaaggaagcggccgtagccttaattaaggtacagccccagcgttttcctggtgtgaaaatgggaaaccacagaaaaccatcttcagggctgccgatagtgagattcgaacctactatctcccggatgcaagctcacagccgcgcgcctctacgtgcatggccaactcgcccggtgctgcttacttcgagagggcgccaagtatctcaaaggctccgttcaagacacatctcccatctgccatgcaccccatcggcacgggtcgcgttacaccttagggttgggtggtgctttagcttcctcctccttgtataccgaatggttacccagtagggctccattcggcatcgcaagaaaggagctactagtccccctcaccacgaagaggatcttcaattgaagagggtaaccaaggttaatcccctacaattgtagaagcacacacgagggggtagtatcctcatacaaatacaattaatttttcaatttccccccccccccctgttagctagatttccgaaaacaaaaaatatgtattccttaatttttaaaggaaattccaaataccaaatttcacgtctgtaacatcttcagattttgagatatcagtatcctaattaaaagaaataaccccactttcaatcacttttacccctccaccaaggtggtttttcagaaaacaaaaaatacatatttctttattttaatagagataaaaatactacttTTCACTCCGGTAACatattatgtttttgagatatgctgtagaaatgctcattttaaaatttcacccactttataattccccttaactggagtttccaaaaacaaatcaccgatgtttcttaacttttacaggagattaaaataccaatgtttacgtctgtaacattttacgtttctgagatatactgtagatttagtctttctaaaaattcacccaaatttctcactcctgtttaatccCATTAATTGTTTTCTtcaaaaacaaaaactacgtgttcctttatcttcaaaggagatcccaaataccaaatttcaggtctgtaataccttctgcttctgagatataagtatccgcatttaaggcattcaaccacttttccaccctttttcttccacctattcggattttccgaatacaaaaatgtatgtttctttattttgataggagattctaaataccaatttttacatttgtacactttaaaagatttgagatatagatacacacattttaaaaattcatccccctctTCACCACCCAGTAATTggatttacaaaaaaaaaacacgtgtttctttattactTAAGGAGgtccaaaataccagttttcaggtctgtaataccttgagtttctgagatgtaagtatcctcattaaagacataaaaccaattttttaccctttttcacccttcctgttaggatttgccgaaaacaaagaatacagaatacgtgtttctttatttctaaaggagattcaaaataccaatttttacatctctaaactttagaatttttcagatatagatacacacattttaaaaattcaacctcttttcacccccccccccattaattggattttccgaaaacaaaaaatacatgtttctttgtttttaaaggagatcccaaataccaattttcaggcctgtaatatcttcagtttctgagatgtaagtatcctcattaaaggcattcaacccctttttcacaaagtttcacccctcctattgggattatccgaaaacaaaaaaatgcatgctcccttatatttaaagaagattctaaataccaatttttacaccccccttttcacgtccttagcgacggaatatccaaaaatcctctcttagcgagcacctacatgttagtatgaatgtatccccaaaatttcattccgttctgtccattagttttggctcggcgatgatgagtcagtcagtcagtcagtcagtcagtcagtcagtcagtcagtcagtcagtcagtcagtcagtcagtcagtcagtcagtcagtcagtcagtcagtcagtcaggacaagttattttatatgggttattctaaatgattgtcggggtttcgtGAATTTTTTTTGAAAACGTAGAAAGtgtaccatttttattgttgcagtaacggttagacaaactctcaaagttttgttttgcatcaactctagtacataagttaccaccagatatcagtaatagcagtgtttaagAAAAATGGCGGTTAGCGTTAAGGAGAAAGCTGTTTGaactcttgaatttcatcaacaccgatccgttaccagagtccagcgccattttcggacaaaatacgggAAAGAGCCTCCTTCCGACAATTCTATTCGCAGATGGTAcgcacaatttgtggatacaggtGTTTTGTGCAAAGGAAAAAGCAGTGGGCATCCCGCTGTGTGCAGAAGCGGATGTGAATCGGATTAGGGACGTATATCTCCGTAGTCGTATGAAATCAACTACGAGATGTAGCAAggaactgcaagttcctcaaaccaCATTATGGCGTGTGTTACGAAGGCGCCTAAAGGTAAAGCCATATCGCCTACAATTGCGTCAAGCCCTAACAGCTAATGACAAATCCCTACGTTTCAACTTTTGCATGGCACTGCAGGAACGGACTGAAGAAGATGGTTTTCTTGACAGAGTagttttcagtgacgaagctactttCCATGTAAGTAGAAAGGTAAACAAACAAAACGTTCGCATTTGGGGTACAGCGAACCCCCATTATTATGTGGAACATGTACGAGACTCTCCTAAAGTGAATGTGTTCTGTGCCGTTTCAAACACGAAGTTCTATGCCCCGTTTTTCTTCAATGAACAGACAGTAACAGGACTGACTTACCTGGACATGCTCACAGAATGGCTGTTACCCCAGTTGAGTGAGAGGGATGATTACgtgctgcaacaggatggtgcaccaTCTCATTTCCACAGGAAGGTCAGagcatttttaaaccaagaactACCACAACGATGGATTGGACGCGGAACGGAAGGTGATCTGATGCTCATACCCTTCTCGCcacgttcaccagatcttacaccatgcgatttcttcctgtggggatatgttagagatcaggtatttgttcctcctctaccggtggatattcaggaagtgaagcagcgcaTCCAAGCCGCCTTCGAAAGCATCACCGCTGCCATGTTGGCTCGTGTCtgggaagagatggactatcgagtagatgtgtgtagagtgacactaagcgcacatatcgagcatttgtaatgtatgtcaaaataactttatgagttacagtatacaataaaacaagattcatattcctacgtcaattgcactgtgagttatgaattttAGTAACCCctacaatcatttagaataaccctgtatatagattTTAAGACGTACTTGAAAGTTATCTTCCTCAGGTGGCAAACTGCTGACTTGTAACATCAAGGCTGCATTTTCACTACGTTTAGTAATATATCATAGTTCGCGGCACTGTTGCGTACGACAGCATAGGATTATCAAATGTGTGCATGGGCTACCTTTACGAatacatgtactgtatgtgaatgaGTTCCTGAGACCACCAGAGCTTCTTACTCCGCAGGCTAACATTTAGGTAATTCCATCACGATAATTCATGGCCGAATTTAACGGTGGTCACACGACTTGTGAATGAGTAGCTGAATTCTCTTCGTATTTTGGCCCGTTGGATTGCCAGATTTAAGACCAACTGGAAGTGTAGCCTATAGGACATGATCAATTTATAAGTGAACTGCACCACTACAGAAGTTTACCAGCAAATATTAACTAGGTTTGGTCACGTCTAATTGATGCATGAATTCTTACTGTACGGGACAATAATGAGACTACTTAAGAGGGACGTTTTCTACACACCACATGCGTATCTTATTACCTTTAGAACGTAATGCTAATCATATCCTGTGAATAGTATTTCTGGCTTTTTCCGTGTGGACGGCAACATTTTATTTCCAACTTCTACGCACATAATTGCCGCAATTCTCATGCGAAGAAGAGTAGTATAGTAACAGCACCTGCCACGTATACCGAGGAATGAAGAACATATCTAACTATTAAAACTACTCCAGTAgattgaatatttattgaaatCAGTGCAGTGTCCTCCAGGATTGAGAACCCTAAAGCAGTTGTGTTAGTAACTAAAGCTTCCAAATCTGATGTGACCTCACtcatgtgcattattattattattattattattattattattattattattattattattattattattattattattattattattattattattctgaagtaCACTTCAGTAAAATTATGTGTTATAAGCCTCATTCATAGTTCAAGATTTATTTCTCTAAGACCATCTCTTTATTAATTCTAATTCCGTACATTCCCTATGTAAGAAAGTTCCATTAATGGATAACGTAAGAAGGATTTCATAACTAAGAAAAAAGCTAATGATCGCAATGAAAATAAACCAGGAATTGATTCAAAATGAATAACTGAGTACTCGTTTTAcatctgtgatagtacatatatcacaccctcgcactttatttagaagtgagagatattattgtcaatattatatgtattattattgttattattatcagtattttatttgtatattttgtcattcatgtttgtaagctgggaggtcccCATATGCAGGTATGAATAATTTGTTTTGtgcaacggctgggaaaacattgctttatttAACTGggaaaatttggatgagtcatgtgtctaccccagtgtttgatgagatggacATGTTGTTGTGATcagaaagttctatgactcatgtgaaagaCCCAAGAGTTTGTTATtatcttgggagcaaga includes:
- the LOC137498498 gene encoding uncharacterized protein, which gives rise to MALQERTEEDGFLDRVVFSDEATFHVSRKVNKQNVRIWGTANPHYYVEHVRDSPKVNVFCAVSNTKFYAPFFFNEQTVTGLTYLDMLTEWLLPQLSERDDYVLQQDGAPSHFHRKVRAFLNQELPQRWIGRGTEGDLMLIPFSPRSPDLTPCDFFLWGYVRDQVFVPPLPVDIQEVKQRIQAAFESITAAMLARVWEEMDYRVDVCRVTLSAHIEHL